One window of the Pseudomonas lurida genome contains the following:
- the oscA gene encoding sulfur starvation response protein OscA, translating to MSASLRSVDGQDEATILREIQSALRDLRFGAVEITVHNAQVVQIERKEKFRLQNPGNKPS from the coding sequence ATGAGCGCATCTCTACGTAGCGTCGACGGCCAGGACGAAGCAACCATTTTGCGTGAGATCCAGAGCGCCCTGCGCGATCTGCGGTTTGGCGCAGTGGAAATCACCGTGCATAACGCGCAAGTGGTACAGATTGAACGCAAGGAAAAATTCCGTCTGCAGAACCCGGGTAACAAACCGAGCTAG